A stretch of Planococcus citri chromosome 5, ihPlaCitr1.1, whole genome shotgun sequence DNA encodes these proteins:
- the LOC135848645 gene encoding UPF0193 protein EVG1-like, with product MSSRNKSTQYSLQTKALIQDTMKSIKLPTRKRKVIEKFLQNGKSMPIFRESTAPNSAFGTVLCQRQCKSSRTKKRTKSAMIELGAYDIEQFQPNENVVDRDEEKRKLQDIFSGIEGIDENTADNETDNETSKNTRSITFSKNERIKELMEQVQERIEFLQIMRQLGCARKYEFDMTLEISQKLARLRSLSEQ from the exons atgtcttcTCGGAACAAATCAACGCAATACAGTCTTCAAACGAAAGCTCTTATTCAAG ATACAATGAAATCGATCAAATTACCAACTAGAAAACGTAAAGTAATCGAAAAATTCTTGCAAAATGGAAAATCGATGCCAATATTCAGGGAATCGACTGCACCTAACTCCGCATTCGGCACAGTCTTATGCCAACGCCAATGCAAATCGTCTAGAACAAAAAAACGAACCAAGTCTGCGATGATAGAACTAGGTGCTTACGATATCGAGCAATTTCAACCAAATGAAAACGTCG TCGAtcgagatgaagaaaaaagaaaactgcaAGATATTTTCTCCGGTATCGAGGGTATTGACGAAAATACTGCTGATAATGAAACCGATAACGAGACGTCGAAAAATACGAGATCGATTACGTTTTCTAAAAACGAACGAATTAAAGAAC TTATGGAACAAGTACAAGAACGGATAGAATTCTTGCAAATTATGCGTCAACTTGGCTGTGCACGTAAATACGAGTTCGACATGACGTTGGAAATTTCGCAAAAACTGGCTCGTTTACGCAGCTTATCTGAACAATAA